One Pseudomonas syringae CC1557 genomic window, TACAGGGGCGGCGATTGTAATCGCTTCCGGGCAGGGCGGGGAGCCTCTGTTTTTATCGACAGCACGCCAGCAGGCGCTGTGCGCGAAGGTCTGCTAGCATTCCGCGCCTCGCATGTATGCAGGTTCAAGCTTTGTTCAGGCTGGCAACGGCATAGTGGCAAGCATTTTTTACACAACAACATTAACAGCGAGCCAGAGGCATCGCTTCATGGGGGAATGATGGATCTTTGGACCGCTGCTCAGGCATTGATATTGGGTGTTGTTGAGGGTTTGACGGAGTTCTTGCCGATCTCCAGCACAGGGCATCAGATCATTGTTGCCGATCTGATCGACTTCGGTGGCGAGCGCGCCATGGCGTTCAACATCATTATCCAGCTGGGTGCGATTCTGGCGGTGGTATGGGAATTTCGGCGCAAGATTCTTGACGTGGTCGTTGGTCTGCCAAAGCAGCAGCAGGCTCAGCGCTTTACCCTCAACCTGCTGATCGCGTTCATGCCCGCAGTAGTGCTCGGGGTGATTTTTGCCGACATGATTCACCACTACCTGTTCAATGCCATTACTGTGGCCACGGCACTGGTGATCGGGGGCGTGATCATGCTTTGGGCCGAGCGCCGCGAGCATACCGTGCGCACCGAAACTGTCGATGACATGACATGGATTGATGCGCTTAAAGTCGGGCTGGTGCAGTGCCTGGCGATGATTCCCGGTACATCCCGCTCCGGCTCGACCAT contains:
- a CDS encoding undecaprenyl-diphosphate phosphatase encodes the protein MDLWTAAQALILGVVEGLTEFLPISSTGHQIIVADLIDFGGERAMAFNIIIQLGAILAVVWEFRRKILDVVVGLPKQQQAQRFTLNLLIAFMPAVVLGVIFADMIHHYLFNAITVATALVIGGVIMLWAERREHTVRTETVDDMTWIDALKVGLVQCLAMIPGTSRSGSTIIGGLLFGLSRKAATEFSFFLAMPTMVGAAVYSGYKYRDMFRPEDFAVFAIGFITSFIFAMIAVRALLKFIATHSYAVFAWYRIAFGLLILATWQFGWIDWASAKA